CAGTGCATCATATAAGCGTTTATCATTAACATCAATTAAAGATTGCTGATTAATGATCGCTAATTCTGCATTGTTTTGGTAAGAACTATCAAATGCATATCGTGCAACAATTGATAGTAATTCATTAACTGATAAACCTAAACGATTTTCAGGTTTTGTTAATCATGATTCACCACCTAATTCAGCTACTTCTTTAAAGTTGATTTGCTTAATATAAGTCGTTCAGTTTAATAATGACTTAGCTGCTGTAAATGGAACAAAAGTTTCTGGTTGAGTTGTAAAATCAGTTGAAGCAACTTTGTTGTTTCCAACATAACCAACAAACTTCGTATAAACATCAGCTGGCAAGATCTTAGTATCACTTAATTGACTAATTAAGTTAGCTTTTCTTTGTTCAGCACTTAATGCCATTCCATTAGCATCTGTATCAAACAAGTTGATATTAACTTGCGCTCTTCTTAATAATTCAACAAACGCATCCAATTCACGGTTTGTTGTTAATGTGTTTACATAATTAACAACATCTTCAAGTGAACCACCAAATGCGTATAACACCCCGTTTTGACCAGATTGTTCGAAGTTATCAAATAATACAGATTTAACTTCACTGTTTAGATTTGTATTATTAGCATTAGCAATACTTAAACCATTAAATCCATATGCCGTAACATTGTTATCAGTAGTTGAATAATCAATATTATTAGCATTAGAATTAGGATTATTATTAGCTGCTTTATTTAAATTAGCAAAGTTTAAACTTGTTCCTTGTAAATAGTTAGGGTTGGCAATAAAGTTTGTAAAGTTAATCTTATCTTGAGTGCTTGCAATATTACCATTATCATCTAACTTAGTTCCATTAGTTAACGTTCATGAAACATTAGCACTAACACCTCTAGTGATTTGAGTTGATAAGATTCGCTTAAACTCAGCTAAATTATCTTGAATTAAGTATCTAAACGTATTTAGATATCTTAGATAATTTAATCTAGCATCATCATTAAGATTACTGATCATTCTTTCATTATCAAAGTAATTATTTAAGACAGTATCATACTCAGCTTTAGTAGTTCAAGAACCATACTTAACTTTATTAGTTTGACTTGCTCACGTACTTTGAATGAAATAGAAGTTGACAACACTTTTAATCTGATCAGCAGTTAAACCTTCAAAGTCTTTAAACTGATTGGTTTTAGGATCATAGAAGTTGGTAAAACGTTGATCATTTAGATAAAACTGACGTTTGAAATCATTTGTTGATGTAGGTAATGCGATTGTTGTGTTGATTGCTAGATTAGCTGCCAAACTATATTGCGGATCATATCTTGAATCAACAAAGACATTTTGTGAGAACTGATAAGAAGCTACACCATTTAGTAATAATCCTTCAGCTGCAACTTTAGCTGCTTGGAAATACTTAGTCTTAGTATCATTAACAACTTGATCAAATAATTTACTTAATCCTTGATCTTTAGTTGTTAATGTATCAGCTGGTAATAACTTATTCTCAATTAATAGATCTTTATAATAACTTTCAATTCCCACATAAGAACCATCTGCAGCTGCTGGGTGAGGTAACTTGCCTGCAATTCCAACTTCTGGGGTCTTATTATTTTTAATTAAGTTATCAAACATCCCCGCTCTTTCAATGATCTTTTCTCTAGCATTGATCGCATCGTTTCTTACTTTAAGAGCATAATCATAATCAACTTTAGATTTAACTAAATCTTTAAGAATTGATGAAGCTTTAGTTAAAGATGCTAATAAAGCTTCGTTTCCTGGTTTGTGTAAAAATGAATCTTTATTATCAATTGCATTTAATAAGAATTCAATTGTTAAAGTAACATTATGATCTTCATAGTATTTCTTAATTGGATCTAAGATGTTAAATTGGTAAGATTTTTCACTAAAGAATTTAGAGAAGTCGGGATTTTTAACTAATTGATTTCTAAATAATAAGAACTCTTTTTGCTTATCAACGTTTCTAGCATTACCAGTTAGATAGTAATTAGCCCCATCGATTGCCATGATGTGAATCCCATCTTTTCCACGAGATAAGATGAATTGTTTTTCGATATTATTTGCATCTGCATCAGATGAAGTTGGTCTGATGTATTCGTGAAGGCTAGCTTTACCTTCTGCGTATTGTTTGTATATGTCGTAGTAACTGTTATCAGCAATTTTATCAACTAAGATACTTGATTTAACTTTTTCTGAAAGTTCTTTTAATTGTGGATCATTAGAAGTTAAATCTAATGTCGTTGAATAAGCAGAATTTGCATCAGTTGAATTAGCAAAAATGAAATTCTTCATGATGTTGTTAGGATCTAATGTAACTGAAACAACCCCATTATCCTTATCAACATTATTAGTTAAATCTTGATATTGTTGAACATAAGCCGTGGTGAAAGCAACATCAAATGTGTTGAACATTTCACTTGCGCTCATTAACAACTTACCACCAGAGTCTGATGAAAATTGATTTAAGAAGTCAACAGTGAAGTTATCTTTGTTGTAATAGTTAACTAAACCATTGTTAGCTACTAATTGTCTAAATCCAGTTGATAGTTTAGGTGATGTTTGATCAACTACATCTTTAGGATCTGTAAATGCTTGGAAACTATAACTAGGTTTTAGTTCATCACCTAAAACTTTTTTATCAAAAATCTGATCTAAACCACCTTTGATATTTTCATTAGTAAATACGATCCGAGAAACTAAGTTCGGATTTTCTTTTTTAACTCATTGATCAAAAACGTATGCTTGGAAATCTGCAAACATTTGGTTATCGTTTAGAACTGATCTTCTATCAACATAACCTTCTGAATAAAACTTAAAGTTTTTTCAATTTTCAGGTTTACTGATTACATCAATTAAAGGGTTATCAACCTTTTTATTTTTGTCATCGAAATAACCTAAGTAGTTGTTTTGGAAAACCATTGATGAAAAATCAGTAAACACGTTAGTTAAAACTTGTCTACGTTTGTAACTATCAGCAGTTCCACCATTAGGGTCAAAAAGATCTGTTTGTCTTCTGATTTCAAAATTTCTTCTAAACTGATTTCTTAGTGAAGTTGTTTCAGATTCAAGTTTAGTTTCAGCATCTTTTTCTCAATCGCGATATTTTTGCATAATGCTGTTTGAAGCATTATTGCTGTATCAATCTGCTAGTGAGTTGGCGATTAGAAATCTAGCAAAATCATTGAAACCTTGATCAGTTTCTAATGAATTTTGCAAAACAGCATTAAACGAGCCTGCACTAGAGTTGCTAAAATTTTCGGGATGTTGTTTGGTTTTAAATAAACCTTCAACAACCGGATTGTTAGCAGCAACAGAACAACTACTAGCCACCATACTTATTACAGTTACACCACTTAATAAGAAGGAAGCTGCAAGAATTTTGTGTTTTTTGTTTTTAAACATAAAACTAGTTATCTACATATACAAATAAATGAAGAAACGCCAAGGATCCTTCAACTATATGCTTATAATTATACTACAATGCTTATTTTAAATGGATTTATCAACGTAAACGCGATAGGTTGAAAAAGTTCTGTAAATAAGGTTCTGAGATCTTAATTAGTGCAATCACACAGATAATTAAGATTGGTAATCTTAATGTCTCTTTAATTACTCTTGGAATTAAAAAGGCACTTAGAATAAAGTCTCTTGTTTTAGGTTTTTGGTGCACGACATTAATCAAGTATTCGTTAATAGCAATTGTTCCTAATACTAATGAATACAAGATCGATAAAGTTATCATCATCGTTGAAACATACAAGAACAACTTAATGGACTCTTTTGTTTTCCGGTTTTTTAGATATAGCAATCAACTTGTTATTTCTGAAAAAACAAAAAACAAAGCCATGAAAACCATACTTAAAGTGGTTCCAAATGAATTGTTTCTAACTAAGAAACGATTGGTTTCAGGATTGTTATATAAAGATAAGAAGATAAATCCAACTACACAAAAACCCAGGATTAAGATTTGTTGGAAAACAAAATCCCAGAAGTTTGAAGCATAGTTTCTTCTAATTCTATAAATCGAACCAAACAAGCCAGCTGTAAAAATAATCATCGGTTCTTGAATGGCAAACAATCAATACCAAACATCACCACCGCCTAAAAAGAACGATAATGCGTCAGTTAAAAAACCAATCGGTATGGCTGCTACTATCCCAAAAATCCAACCTATTAAAGCCAATCCAACTCAAGAAATCCCCAAACTAATTGTTGGTCCAATACGAACGACAAAAAGTCCTAAGATAACTTTAAGAGCAATAAAAATTGCTAAAAAAGAAATTAGGTAAATGTTGTATCTTAACTTAAGTGGTCAAAACGGTAAAAAAAACTTGATGATCGCTGTTTTGTTGATTGACTTTTTAGCGACACCTAGTTCTTCTTGCAATCTTATTTTTTGCAAATCTAGAAAACTCCTGATTTAGATGTATCTGTTGTACTTCCTTGATCAAAT
The Mycoplasma tullyi genome window above contains:
- a CDS encoding ECF transporter S component family protein, translated to MQKIRLQEELGVAKKSINKTAIIKFFLPFWPLKLRYNIYLISFLAIFIALKVILGLFVVRIGPTISLGISWVGLALIGWIFGIVAAIPIGFLTDALSFFLGGGDVWYWLFAIQEPMIIFTAGLFGSIYRIRRNYASNFWDFVFQQILILGFCVVGFIFLSLYNNPETNRFLVRNNSFGTTLSMVFMALFFVFSEITSWLLYLKNRKTKESIKLFLYVSTMMITLSILYSLVLGTIAINEYLINVVHQKPKTRDFILSAFLIPRVIKETLRLPILIICVIALIKISEPYLQNFFNLSRLRW
- a CDS encoding DUF3713 domain-containing protein; translation: MFKNKKHKILAASFLLSGVTVISMVASSCSVAANNPVVEGLFKTKQHPENFSNSSAGSFNAVLQNSLETDQGFNDFARFLIANSLADWYSNNASNSIMQKYRDWEKDAETKLESETTSLRNQFRRNFEIRRQTDLFDPNGGTADSYKRRQVLTNVFTDFSSMVFQNNYLGYFDDKNKKVDNPLIDVISKPENWKNFKFYSEGYVDRRSVLNDNQMFADFQAYVFDQWVKKENPNLVSRIVFTNENIKGGLDQIFDKKVLGDELKPSYSFQAFTDPKDVVDQTSPKLSTGFRQLVANNGLVNYYNKDNFTVDFLNQFSSDSGGKLLMSASEMFNTFDVAFTTAYVQQYQDLTNNVDKDNGVVSVTLDPNNIMKNFIFANSTDANSAYSTTLDLTSNDPQLKELSEKVKSSILVDKIADNSYYDIYKQYAEGKASLHEYIRPTSSDADANNIEKQFILSRGKDGIHIMAIDGANYYLTGNARNVDKQKEFLLFRNQLVKNPDFSKFFSEKSYQFNILDPIKKYYEDHNVTLTIEFLLNAIDNKDSFLHKPGNEALLASLTKASSILKDLVKSKVDYDYALKVRNDAINAREKIIERAGMFDNLIKNNKTPEVGIAGKLPHPAAADGSYVGIESYYKDLLIENKLLPADTLTTKDQGLSKLFDQVVNDTKTKYFQAAKVAAEGLLLNGVASYQFSQNVFVDSRYDPQYSLAANLAINTTIALPTSTNDFKRQFYLNDQRFTNFYDPKTNQFKDFEGLTADQIKSVVNFYFIQSTWASQTNKVKYGSWTTKAEYDTVLNNYFDNERMISNLNDDARLNYLRYLNTFRYLIQDNLAEFKRILSTQITRGVSANVSWTLTNGTKLDDNGNIASTQDKINFTNFIANPNYLQGTSLNFANLNKAANNNPNSNANNIDYSTTDNNVTAYGFNGLSIANANNTNLNSEVKSVLFDNFEQSGQNGVLYAFGGSLEDVVNYVNTLTTNRELDAFVELLRRAQVNINLFDTDANGMALSAEQRKANLISQLSDTKILPADVYTKFVGYVGNNKVASTDFTTQPETFVPFTAAKSLLNWTTYIKQINFKEVAELGGESWLTKPENRLGLSVNELLSIVARYAFDSSYQNNAELAIINQQSLIDVNDKRLYDALGLRWVMRNS